One stretch of Musicola paradisiaca NCPPB 2511 DNA includes these proteins:
- the pykF gene encoding pyruvate kinase PykF produces the protein MKKTKIVCTIGPKTESEEMLGKMLNAGMNVMRLNFSHGDYEEHGQRIKNLRAIVEKTGKKAAILLDTKGPEIRTMKLENGADATLVAGQTFTFTTDQSVIGNTERVAVTYAGFASDLQVGNTVLVDDGLIGMEVTAIKGGEVVCKVLNNGDLGENKGVNLPGVSIQLPALAEKDKRDLIFGCEQGVDFVAASFIRKRSDVEEIRAHLKQHGGEHIQIISKIENQEGLNNFDDILEASDGIMVARGDLGVEIPVEEVIFAQKMMIEKCNRARKVVITATQMLDSMIKNPRPTRAEAGDVANAIIDGTDAVMLSGESAKGKYPLEAVSIMATICERTDKVMKPRLEKLNQNKLRITEAVCRGAVETAEHLDAPLIVVATHGGKSAKSIRKYFPNARILALTTNTITARQLLLTKGVETQLVDEIASTDDFYRIGKEAALNSGFAQPGDVVVMVSGALVASGTTNTASVHRL, from the coding sequence ATGAAAAAGACTAAAATCGTTTGTACTATCGGCCCGAAAACCGAATCAGAGGAAATGCTGGGCAAGATGCTGAACGCGGGCATGAATGTCATGCGCCTCAATTTCTCTCACGGCGACTATGAAGAGCACGGACAGCGCATCAAAAACCTGCGTGCTATTGTCGAAAAAACCGGGAAGAAAGCAGCCATTCTGCTCGATACCAAAGGCCCGGAAATCCGTACCATGAAACTGGAAAACGGCGCGGATGCGACGTTGGTTGCCGGGCAAACGTTCACATTTACCACCGATCAGAGCGTCATCGGCAATACCGAGCGTGTTGCAGTCACTTACGCCGGTTTCGCCAGCGATCTGCAGGTTGGTAATACCGTACTGGTCGACGATGGTTTGATTGGCATGGAAGTGACTGCCATCAAAGGTGGCGAAGTCGTCTGTAAAGTGCTCAACAACGGCGATCTGGGCGAAAACAAAGGCGTCAATTTGCCCGGCGTTTCCATCCAGTTGCCGGCCCTCGCCGAAAAAGATAAACGCGATCTGATCTTCGGCTGCGAACAGGGCGTAGATTTCGTGGCCGCCTCCTTTATCCGTAAGCGTTCAGACGTTGAAGAGATTCGCGCCCACCTGAAACAGCACGGCGGCGAACATATCCAGATCATTTCCAAAATTGAAAATCAGGAAGGCCTGAACAATTTTGACGACATCCTGGAGGCATCCGACGGCATCATGGTCGCTCGCGGCGATCTGGGCGTTGAAATTCCAGTCGAAGAAGTCATTTTCGCTCAGAAGATGATGATCGAGAAATGCAACCGGGCGCGGAAAGTCGTCATTACTGCAACCCAAATGCTTGATTCCATGATCAAAAACCCACGGCCAACCCGTGCGGAAGCCGGCGACGTTGCCAATGCCATCATTGACGGCACTGATGCAGTCATGCTGTCCGGCGAAAGCGCCAAGGGGAAATACCCGCTGGAAGCCGTCAGCATCATGGCGACCATTTGCGAACGTACCGATAAGGTCATGAAGCCTCGTCTGGAGAAACTGAATCAGAACAAACTGCGTATTACCGAAGCAGTATGCCGCGGCGCAGTAGAAACTGCCGAGCATCTGGACGCACCGTTGATCGTCGTCGCCACCCATGGCGGCAAATCAGCCAAATCAATCCGTAAATACTTCCCGAATGCGCGTATTTTGGCTCTCACCACCAACACCATCACCGCTCGTCAGTTGCTGCTGACTAAAGGTGTTGAAACTCAGTTAGTGGACGAGATCGCGTCTACCGACGATTTCTATCGCATCGGTAAAGAAGCCGCGCTGAACAGCGGTTTCGCGCAACCAGGCGATGTCGTAGTGATGGTTTCCGGCGCACTGGTCGCCAGCGGTACGACCAATACGGCATCAGTACATCGCCTGTAA
- the licT gene encoding BglG family transcription antiterminator LicT, producing the protein MKIAKILNNNVVTVIDEHQNEQVVMGRGLGFKKRIGDSIDSGLIEKVFSLRSSELTARLGEILDGIPLDVVTTADRIITLAQERLSVKLQNSIYISLTDHCHFAIERHRQGIDIRNGLLWEIKRLYQKEFLVGLEALDIIAQRLGVRLPEDEAGFIALHLVNAQLDSHMPEVIQITRVTQEILNIVKYQLNIDYNEQSFSYHRFITHLKFFAQRLMGNSTVFSDDESLHDVVREKYILAYRCAEKIQGHIFQHYHYSLTKEELMFLTIHIERVRAEWQGVEPEE; encoded by the coding sequence ATGAAAATAGCCAAAATACTTAACAATAACGTCGTGACCGTCATCGATGAACATCAGAATGAACAAGTAGTGATGGGGCGTGGATTGGGTTTTAAGAAACGGATTGGCGATAGCATTGATAGTGGGTTGATTGAAAAAGTATTTTCACTGCGCAGTAGCGAGTTAACTGCCCGGCTGGGGGAAATACTGGACGGCATCCCGCTTGATGTCGTAACGACGGCAGACAGAATCATCACGCTGGCGCAGGAGCGGCTATCCGTCAAATTGCAAAATAGTATTTATATTTCCCTGACCGATCATTGCCATTTTGCGATTGAACGACACCGACAGGGCATTGATATCCGCAATGGTCTGTTGTGGGAAATCAAGCGATTGTATCAAAAGGAGTTTTTGGTAGGTCTGGAAGCGCTTGACATCATAGCGCAGCGCCTGGGCGTAAGGTTGCCGGAGGACGAAGCGGGGTTTATCGCGCTGCATCTGGTGAATGCGCAATTGGACAGCCATATGCCTGAAGTTATCCAGATAACCCGGGTAACGCAGGAAATTCTGAATATCGTTAAATACCAACTGAATATTGATTACAACGAACAATCATTCAGTTATCACCGTTTTATTACGCATCTGAAATTTTTTGCTCAACGTTTGATGGGAAATAGTACGGTATTCAGCGATGATGAATCCCTGCATGACGTAGTGAGGGAGAAATACATCCTGGCCTATCGGTGTGCTGAGAAAATACAAGGTCACATTTTTCAGCATTATCATTATTCTTTGACCAAAGAAGAATTAATGTTTCTGACTATTCATATCGAACGAGTCAGAGCGGAATGGCAGGGTGTGGAGCCGGAAGAATAA
- the bglF gene encoding PTS beta-glucoside transporter subunit IIABC yields the protein MKYETLASEIMEGVGGKSNISSVMHCATRLRFKLKDDARANATVLKNNPGVIMVVESGGQFQVVVGNHVSDVYQALLTVSGIEQDGDNAMTDEGKKGNLFERFIDIISGIFTPFIGVMAASGILKGFLALSLAIGFMQESGGTYKLLFAASDALFYFFPVILGYTSGKKFGGNPFTSMVIGATLVHPSMIAAFNTMQSADHQMLYFLGIPITFLNYSSSVIPIIFASWVASKLEKPLNAVLHANIRNFFTPLLCVVITVPLTFLLIGPSATWLSQTLAAGYQWLYSLNSLLAGAVMGAMWQVCVIFGLHWGFVPLMLNNLSVMGHDTLLPLLTPAVLGQAGATLGILLRTRDMKQKGIAGSAFSAAIFGITEPAVYGVTLPLRRPFIFGCIGGAIGAAIMGYFHTTIYSFGLPSIFTFTQIIPAAGIDSSFWAGVIGTLVAFFFAGIASWAVGIPSASVQSVPPAPLSASGDSGSTADIPDAAGVQDETLQSPLTGTAIPLESIDDRTFASGLMGSGIAIQPTEGRLYSPVAGTVASLFKTHHAIGLASAGGAEVLIHVGIDTVKLDGRHFTPHVNVGDQVSPGDLLLEFDQQAIAAEGYDTTTPIVITNSDDYASVLPMATGPVQAKTPLMALLN from the coding sequence ATGAAATACGAAACGTTAGCCAGTGAAATAATGGAAGGCGTTGGCGGGAAAAGTAATATCAGCAGCGTAATGCACTGTGCGACCAGGCTGAGATTTAAACTTAAGGATGACGCCAGAGCCAATGCAACAGTATTAAAGAATAATCCGGGCGTGATTATGGTGGTAGAAAGCGGCGGACAGTTCCAGGTCGTCGTCGGCAACCATGTCAGTGATGTTTATCAGGCTCTGTTGACAGTTTCCGGTATCGAACAGGACGGTGATAATGCCATGACCGACGAAGGTAAAAAGGGAAATCTGTTCGAACGATTTATCGATATTATTTCAGGTATATTTACGCCTTTTATCGGCGTCATGGCCGCATCGGGTATTTTGAAAGGCTTTCTGGCATTAAGTCTGGCGATCGGGTTTATGCAGGAAAGCGGCGGCACGTATAAATTATTATTTGCCGCCAGCGATGCGTTGTTTTATTTCTTTCCGGTTATTCTGGGTTATACCTCCGGGAAAAAATTCGGCGGCAATCCTTTCACTTCTATGGTCATTGGTGCCACGCTGGTTCACCCGTCGATGATCGCTGCATTTAATACCATGCAATCGGCGGATCACCAGATGCTGTATTTTCTGGGTATTCCTATCACGTTCCTGAATTACAGCTCATCGGTTATTCCGATTATTTTCGCCAGTTGGGTCGCCAGTAAGTTGGAAAAACCGCTGAACGCCGTGTTGCATGCCAATATCCGTAATTTCTTTACGCCATTGCTGTGCGTGGTGATCACGGTACCCTTGACGTTCCTGCTGATTGGGCCCAGCGCCACCTGGCTCAGCCAAACGCTAGCTGCCGGCTATCAATGGTTGTATAGCCTCAACTCGTTGCTGGCCGGCGCGGTCATGGGGGCGATGTGGCAGGTGTGCGTGATTTTCGGGCTGCACTGGGGATTTGTTCCGTTGATGCTCAATAATCTGAGCGTGATGGGCCATGACACGCTGTTGCCGCTGTTAACGCCAGCGGTATTAGGGCAGGCAGGGGCAACGCTTGGGATCCTGCTGCGTACCCGCGATATGAAACAGAAAGGGATTGCCGGTTCTGCGTTTTCCGCAGCGATATTCGGCATCACCGAACCGGCGGTATACGGTGTGACGCTGCCGTTACGTCGGCCGTTTATCTTCGGCTGTATCGGCGGCGCCATCGGCGCGGCGATCATGGGATATTTCCATACCACCATCTATTCCTTTGGTCTGCCGAGTATTTTCACCTTCACGCAGATCATCCCCGCCGCGGGTATCGACAGCAGTTTCTGGGCGGGTGTGATAGGTACGTTGGTGGCGTTTTTCTTCGCCGGCATCGCCAGTTGGGCGGTGGGTATTCCGTCAGCAAGCGTTCAGAGCGTACCGCCAGCGCCTTTGTCGGCATCGGGCGATTCCGGTTCGACGGCTGACATACCCGACGCGGCTGGCGTGCAGGATGAAACACTGCAAAGCCCGCTGACCGGTACGGCCATCCCCCTGGAAAGCATTGATGATCGCACTTTCGCCAGTGGGTTGATGGGCAGCGGCATCGCCATTCAACCGACCGAAGGCCGGCTCTATTCGCCGGTTGCGGGAACCGTCGCCTCACTCTTTAAAACGCACCATGCTATTGGGCTGGCCTCAGCCGGCGGCGCGGAAGTGTTGATTCATGTAGGGATCGACACCGTTAAGCTGGATGGACGCCACTTTACACCGCACGTCAATGTCGGCGACCAGGTCAGTCCGGGGGATTTGTTGCTGGAATTCGATCAACAGGCGATTGCCGCCGAGGGATACGACACCACCACCCCCATCGTTATTACCAATAGCGACGACTATGCCTCGGTATTGCCGATGGCGACAGGGCCGGTACAGGCGAAGACGCCGTTGATGGCGTTGCTGAACTGA
- a CDS encoding carbohydrate porin, with protein sequence MKIKKSYLLILSLLYPVSYSALSAPMSVEERLAALEKDLQDTKLELQRYKEQEKKNNKNIVLVRDKSAESGTAAKTASTAAAKTDNGASAPGTAAAGLSPTQSMTLHELSQYVKEDIGFTYSGYFRSGWATGTKGAPKSWAIGSLGRFGNEHTSWYDLILKQRVYNKDGKTAYGVIKLDGNVGQSYSGAWFGEDSSNENKLQFSDIYLTTKGFLPFAPEADFWVGKHALPVYEIQMLDWKSNRTDAAAGVGIENLKAGIGSVDIALTREDLDVYNRDLTKYQTLNTNAVEARYKGIPLWNGASLMVLGKYAMANKNDTQKNNESSNNYFPLKDSWLGGVVLRQALPNNGFNEFTAQMANNSIASSLARYAGSSPFVAVNGRYYGDHSGGTALRLISQGEMYLRPDVIMASALVYIRGQDVYSYDTGAHTDFDSMRAVVRPAYIWDNYNQTGVETGYFTQSNKNQSGKYFTESGYKTTLFHTLKVDTSMFNSRPEIRFYGTYLRVLDNDLDQFTFADSKKNQFTVGVQAEVWW encoded by the coding sequence ATGAAAATAAAAAAGAGTTATCTGCTGATATTAAGCCTGTTGTATCCGGTCTCCTATTCGGCGTTGTCTGCCCCCATGTCGGTAGAGGAGCGTCTGGCTGCGCTGGAAAAAGATCTTCAGGATACGAAGCTTGAATTACAGCGATATAAAGAGCAGGAGAAAAAAAATAATAAAAATATCGTACTGGTGAGAGATAAATCGGCTGAAAGCGGTACGGCGGCGAAAACAGCCTCAACCGCTGCGGCGAAAACCGACAATGGCGCATCTGCGCCCGGAACGGCGGCGGCAGGCTTATCACCCACGCAATCCATGACGCTGCATGAACTGAGTCAGTATGTTAAAGAGGATATCGGTTTTACCTATTCCGGCTATTTCCGCTCAGGATGGGCAACGGGGACGAAAGGCGCGCCGAAATCCTGGGCTATTGGCTCGCTGGGTCGGTTCGGCAATGAACACACCAGTTGGTATGACCTGATACTGAAACAGCGGGTGTACAACAAAGACGGTAAAACGGCGTATGGCGTCATCAAACTGGACGGCAACGTGGGGCAGTCGTACTCCGGCGCCTGGTTCGGCGAAGACAGCAGCAATGAAAATAAACTGCAGTTCTCGGATATTTACCTGACGACCAAAGGGTTCCTGCCATTTGCGCCCGAAGCGGATTTCTGGGTGGGCAAACATGCCCTGCCGGTGTACGAAATCCAGATGCTGGACTGGAAGAGCAATAGAACCGACGCCGCGGCGGGCGTTGGGATCGAGAACCTGAAGGCGGGCATCGGCTCGGTGGATATCGCTCTGACGCGCGAAGATCTGGATGTTTACAACCGTGACCTGACCAAATACCAGACGCTGAACACCAATGCGGTGGAGGCCCGTTATAAAGGGATCCCGTTATGGAACGGCGCTAGCCTGATGGTGCTTGGCAAGTACGCCATGGCCAACAAGAACGACACCCAGAAAAATAACGAGAGCAGCAATAACTATTTCCCGCTGAAGGATTCGTGGCTGGGTGGCGTGGTTCTGCGTCAGGCATTGCCGAACAACGGGTTCAACGAGTTCACCGCGCAGATGGCGAATAACTCCATCGCCAGCAGTTTGGCGCGTTATGCGGGATCGAGCCCGTTTGTGGCGGTCAATGGTCGGTATTATGGCGATCATTCGGGGGGAACGGCGTTGCGCCTGATTTCACAAGGGGAAATGTACCTGCGCCCTGATGTGATTATGGCCAGCGCGCTGGTGTATATCCGTGGTCAGGATGTGTATAGCTATGATACCGGTGCGCACACCGACTTTGACAGCATGCGTGCGGTGGTTCGTCCGGCGTATATCTGGGATAACTATAACCAGACCGGGGTTGAGACCGGCTATTTCACCCAAAGCAATAAGAACCAATCCGGTAAATACTTCACCGAGTCTGGTTATAAGACCACGTTGTTCCACACCCTCAAGGTGGATACCAGCATGTTTAACTCTCGTCCGGAAATCCGTTTCTACGGGACTTATCTCCGGGTGCTGGATAACGATTTGGATCAATTCACTTTTGCGGACAGTAAGAAAAACCAGTTCACCGTGGGCGTACAGGCGGAAGTCTGGTGGTAA
- a CDS encoding alpha/beta hydrolase-fold protein gives MRTRKTCLYLLISSLSLLAPMMANALPSGIPAFPRMDVATRDYVSQVNPDHSITFRLFAPEAKSVSVITGATPESWVVHPMSKNALGVWSFSSAPMKPNLYEYFFNVDGFRSGDTGSALPKPQRQVNTSMILVPGSLLDIRPVPHGDLRTVTYHSSTLKAERQLYVWTPPGYSDKDSKPLPVLYFYHGFGDTGSSAVAQGRIPQIMDNLLAEKKIAPMLVVIPDTETEVADAVAEDFPPQERRKTFYPRNAAAADRELIHDIIPLISQRYNVRHDANGRALAGLSQGGYQALVSGMSHLDHFGWLATFSGVTTETVPNALVSAQLAKAQQVNQQLRNFTVAVGEKDSVTGKDIAGLKKLLEQQGVRFDYTQYPGLGHEMDVWRPAYAEFVQKIFK, from the coding sequence ATGAGAACGAGAAAAACCTGTCTGTACCTGTTGATCTCAAGCTTGAGCCTGCTGGCGCCGATGATGGCGAATGCCTTACCGAGCGGTATCCCGGCATTTCCACGGATGGATGTAGCGACCCGTGACTATGTTTCGCAGGTCAACCCAGACCACAGCATTACCTTCCGTTTGTTTGCGCCGGAGGCCAAATCGGTCAGCGTCATCACTGGCGCCACGCCGGAAAGCTGGGTGGTTCATCCTATGAGCAAGAACGCGCTGGGTGTGTGGTCTTTTAGCAGTGCGCCGATGAAGCCCAACCTGTATGAATATTTCTTCAATGTGGATGGTTTTCGCAGCGGTGATACCGGCAGCGCGCTGCCCAAGCCGCAGCGTCAGGTCAACACCAGCATGATTCTGGTACCGGGCAGTCTGCTGGACATTCGCCCGGTGCCGCACGGCGATCTGCGCACCGTTACTTATCATTCCAGTACGCTGAAAGCGGAACGTCAGCTCTATGTCTGGACGCCGCCGGGATACAGCGATAAAGACAGCAAACCGTTACCGGTGCTCTATTTCTATCATGGGTTTGGCGATACCGGGAGTTCTGCGGTGGCGCAGGGACGGATCCCGCAGATCATGGATAACTTGCTGGCGGAGAAAAAAATCGCCCCCATGCTGGTGGTGATCCCCGATACGGAAACCGAAGTCGCGGATGCCGTCGCGGAGGATTTCCCACCCCAGGAACGGCGTAAAACCTTCTACCCGCGTAATGCGGCGGCGGCCGATCGGGAGTTGATTCACGACATCATCCCGCTGATCAGTCAGCGCTACAACGTAAGGCATGACGCCAACGGTCGCGCATTGGCCGGGTTGTCTCAGGGCGGGTATCAGGCGCTGGTCTCCGGTATGAGCCATCTGGATCATTTCGGTTGGCTGGCGACGTTTAGCGGCGTTACTACCGAGACGGTTCCCAACGCACTGGTCTCTGCTCAGTTGGCGAAAGCACAGCAGGTTAATCAGCAACTGCGCAACTTCACTGTGGCTGTCGGCGAAAAAGATTCCGTTACCGGAAAAGACATTGCCGGCCTGAAGAAACTGCTGGAACAGCAGGGTGTCAGGTTTGATTACACGCAGTACCCCGGTTTGGGACATGAAATGGATGTCTGGCGCCCGGCATACGCCGAGTTTGTGCAGAAGATTTTCAAATAA
- a CDS encoding GNAT family N-acetyltransferase — protein MLVLTECTGNDIGAYRNIFVEEYRNDLIKNHHLEQSEAHKKAIDTFNSSFSDNHPEQNNSLLRITKDLKGEPCHVGYIWLLYSPREQSVFIMDFYISQEYRNKKIGYESMCYLISMLECSNVTTIKLRVEPDNQMAIGLYKKAGFDITGINMVHKITPKVGENEISNS, from the coding sequence GTGTTAGTTCTGACAGAATGCACGGGTAATGATATTGGTGCATATCGCAATATTTTTGTTGAAGAATATCGAAATGATCTCATCAAAAATCATCATCTCGAACAGTCGGAAGCTCATAAAAAAGCGATTGATACTTTTAATTCCTCATTTTCGGATAATCATCCAGAGCAAAATAACTCTCTTCTACGAATCACCAAAGATCTAAAGGGTGAACCCTGTCATGTTGGTTATATATGGCTGCTTTACTCCCCCAGGGAGCAGTCAGTGTTTATTATGGATTTCTATATTTCTCAAGAATATCGTAATAAAAAGATAGGCTATGAATCTATGTGCTATTTGATATCCATGCTCGAATGTTCAAATGTGACTACGATAAAACTACGTGTTGAGCCTGATAATCAGATGGCAATCGGGTTATACAAGAAAGCAGGTTTTGATATTACCGGTATAAATATGGTTCACAAAATAACCCCAAAGGTTGGAGAGAATGAGATATCAAACAGCTGA
- the sbnA gene encoding 2,3-diaminopropionate biosynthesis protein SbnA, whose translation MRYQTAENVNDGHAFLEINDFIKNNSVHVKIENMNPGGSIKIKTAIALINAAEKNLGLKEKKNVIESSSGNLGIALSIICAARQYKFTCVADKNTLPHTIKVMKAYGAEVIVIDKPDPERGYLGGRLNYIRKRLISDNSLVWTNQYESLANRDAHANLTARELLNEFPNIDYLFIAAGTAGTLMGCVKTITEESPATKIIAVDTKGSVIFGTPPAPRYIPGMGASVPPPLFDSKDLFDMVQVSEIDTVQTCRSVARRYGFLAGGSTGTVLTAIQEYSHKIPAGSVVVMISPDGGERYIDTIYSDEWCQQKGLLSLNELSRCDAFSGAIAE comes from the coding sequence ATGAGATATCAAACAGCTGAGAATGTTAATGATGGTCACGCTTTTTTAGAGATTAACGATTTCATCAAAAACAATAGTGTTCATGTTAAAATAGAAAACATGAATCCCGGAGGCTCGATAAAAATAAAAACGGCTATAGCACTAATAAATGCGGCAGAAAAAAACCTCGGATTAAAAGAGAAAAAAAACGTTATTGAATCCAGTTCAGGCAATTTGGGTATTGCATTAAGTATTATCTGTGCTGCAAGACAGTATAAATTTACATGCGTTGCCGATAAAAACACGCTGCCTCATACCATCAAAGTAATGAAAGCCTATGGTGCCGAAGTTATTGTCATCGATAAACCTGATCCTGAAAGAGGGTATCTGGGCGGCAGGCTCAATTATATCAGGAAAAGATTGATATCAGATAATAGCCTGGTGTGGACCAATCAATATGAAAGTCTTGCTAATAGAGACGCGCACGCAAACCTGACGGCCAGAGAGTTATTGAATGAATTTCCGAACATTGACTATCTTTTTATTGCAGCGGGAACTGCAGGTACATTGATGGGATGTGTGAAAACCATCACGGAGGAATCTCCAGCAACAAAAATTATTGCTGTTGATACTAAGGGCTCCGTTATTTTTGGCACCCCGCCGGCACCCCGTTATATTCCTGGTATGGGCGCCAGCGTTCCCCCGCCATTATTCGACAGTAAGGATTTGTTCGACATGGTTCAGGTATCTGAAATAGATACCGTGCAGACCTGCCGGTCGGTTGCCCGGCGCTACGGTTTTCTCGCGGGCGGATCAACCGGAACCGTACTGACTGCGATTCAGGAGTATAGCCATAAAATCCCGGCGGGTTCGGTGGTTGTTATGATTAGCCCGGACGGCGGAGAACGCTACATCGATACCATCTATTCCGATGAATGGTGTCAACAAAAAGGCTTGTTGTCGCTAAACGAATTATCCCGTTGTGATGCCTTTTCAGGAGCAATTGCTGAATGA
- the sbnB gene encoding 2,3-diaminopropionate biosynthesis protein SbnB: MNNLKFDVVSGETITALLADSYREIMRIVRETYLLHEEGITNNPDSYFLRFNDKPEARIIALPAARRGVDAVAGIKWIASYPKNLEKNIQRASAIIALNDYETGYPFALLEASQISAFRTAASAVLAANTLKNDRKVARKIAFIGTGVIARKIADFFRAEHWRIDQVVAHDITLPDAEKFARYITGAHGYQATAVNSLTAAMDEAEIIVLATNAGTPYITAPDAIKNNQIVLNISLRDIGPEIILRSVNVFDDVEHCMKANTSPHLAEQISGGRDFVDGTLAGLMNSKFQLRENRPIIFSPFGLGVLDLAVAAYLHQRATHEGLCHSIPGFFPDMAR; this comes from the coding sequence ATGAATAATTTGAAGTTTGATGTAGTCTCTGGTGAAACCATTACCGCACTCCTTGCCGATTCTTACCGTGAAATTATGCGGATTGTCCGGGAAACTTATTTACTCCATGAAGAAGGCATAACCAATAATCCTGACAGTTATTTCCTGCGGTTTAATGATAAACCGGAAGCCAGAATTATCGCATTGCCGGCAGCGAGACGAGGTGTTGATGCGGTGGCGGGAATAAAATGGATTGCCAGCTACCCTAAGAATTTAGAAAAAAATATACAGCGTGCATCTGCAATCATTGCTTTGAATGATTATGAAACCGGGTATCCTTTTGCATTACTGGAAGCATCACAAATCAGTGCATTCCGTACCGCAGCATCGGCTGTTCTCGCTGCGAATACGCTGAAAAACGATCGCAAGGTTGCCAGAAAAATAGCATTTATTGGTACTGGCGTTATTGCCAGAAAGATCGCTGATTTTTTTCGTGCAGAACATTGGCGTATCGATCAGGTTGTTGCTCATGATATTACCTTGCCGGATGCTGAGAAATTTGCACGCTATATCACTGGCGCTCATGGATATCAGGCTACGGCGGTCAATAGCCTGACGGCTGCCATGGATGAGGCAGAGATTATTGTCTTGGCTACCAATGCTGGCACACCGTATATCACGGCGCCTGATGCAATAAAAAATAATCAAATAGTATTAAATATTTCACTGAGGGATATTGGCCCTGAGATTATTTTGCGTTCAGTGAATGTTTTCGATGATGTAGAACATTGCATGAAAGCGAATACATCACCCCATCTGGCAGAGCAAATCAGCGGCGGGCGGGATTTTGTCGACGGTACCCTGGCTGGATTAATGAATAGCAAATTTCAATTGCGAGAAAATCGGCCAATAATTTTCTCGCCTTTTGGTCTCGGTGTGCTGGATTTGGCTGTTGCAGCTTATTTACATCAACGGGCAACGCATGAAGGACTGTGCCATTCCATTCCGGGGTTCTTCCCTGATATGGCGAGATAA